The following coding sequences lie in one Polynucleobacter necessarius genomic window:
- the hprK gene encoding HPr(Ser) kinase/phosphatase, with the protein MTQPLLLDGVTAQQIFDDNVSDLKLSWIGGLEGADRTFPPEAVKAAAASSDLVGHLNLIHPSRIQIFGEQEVDYHAVLEPKQKQEQIASLISKTPPCVIVADGKAADPDLQLFCQRSSTPLFTTAISAAEVIDHLRTYLTKIGAPQITMHGVFMDILGLGVLLTGESGLGKSELGLELISRGHGLVADDAVDFSRLGPDYIEGRCPVILRNLLEVRGLGLLDIRTIFGETAVRRKLKLRLIVQLVRRTDGEFERLPLEAQHIDVLGIPIRTVKIQVAAGRNLAVLVEAAVRNTILQLRGIDTLKEFIERQRQQMNVEAETTKSQGRLL; encoded by the coding sequence ATGACACAGCCCTTACTCCTAGATGGAGTAACTGCGCAGCAGATTTTTGATGACAATGTTTCAGATTTAAAGCTTTCCTGGATTGGTGGTCTTGAAGGTGCTGATCGCACTTTTCCACCAGAAGCCGTAAAAGCGGCTGCGGCCAGCTCAGATCTAGTTGGCCACTTAAATCTCATTCATCCAAGTCGTATTCAGATTTTTGGCGAGCAAGAAGTAGACTATCACGCCGTCCTGGAGCCAAAACAAAAACAAGAACAAATTGCCAGCCTGATCTCCAAGACGCCTCCTTGCGTGATTGTGGCAGATGGTAAAGCAGCAGATCCAGACTTACAGTTGTTTTGCCAGCGCTCATCTACACCACTATTCACCACCGCGATCTCTGCCGCAGAAGTCATTGATCATCTGCGCACTTACCTTACCAAAATTGGCGCCCCACAAATTACGATGCACGGTGTCTTTATGGACATTCTGGGCTTGGGTGTGTTGCTAACTGGTGAGTCCGGCTTAGGCAAAAGTGAATTGGGTCTTGAGCTGATTTCTCGGGGACACGGCTTAGTTGCGGACGATGCGGTGGACTTCTCCCGTCTAGGTCCAGACTATATCGAAGGTCGCTGCCCTGTCATCTTGCGTAACCTCCTAGAGGTCCGTGGCTTAGGTCTGCTAGATATTCGTACCATTTTTGGCGAGACAGCCGTACGTCGTAAATTAAAGCTACGACTCATCGTGCAACTTGTTCGCAGAACCGATGGCGAATTTGAACGACTGCCTCTCGAAGCGCAGCACATTGATGTTTTAGGGATTCCGATTCGTACGGTCAAGATTCAAGTTGCCGCAGGGCGTAACTTAGCAGTTCTGGTTGAGGCAGCTGTACGAAATACCATTTTGCAATTGCGCGGTATCGATACCTTAAAAGAATTTATTGAACGTCAACGCCAGCAGATGAATGTTGAAGCCGAAACCACTAAGTCACAAGGTCGCTTACTTTAA
- a CDS encoding PTS sugar transporter subunit IIA codes for MNALTNLFAPDCIALDVPAKSRADAFAAAGDLFAKQTGIDANSVVGFLNAREELGSTALGAGVAIPHGRVKGLKQPSAAFIRLQESIEFAAPDGEAVSVLIFLLVPEKATQQHLEILSSIAQLLSDPTARDTLSSAKDPSIVCELLQRWGTTK; via the coding sequence ATGAATGCCCTGACTAATCTTTTTGCTCCCGACTGCATTGCATTGGATGTCCCTGCGAAAAGCAGAGCCGATGCATTTGCAGCTGCGGGGGACCTGTTTGCCAAGCAAACAGGTATTGACGCTAACTCTGTAGTCGGGTTTCTCAATGCTCGCGAAGAGTTAGGCTCTACCGCTCTCGGCGCTGGCGTAGCCATACCTCATGGTCGAGTCAAAGGTTTAAAACAGCCAAGCGCGGCCTTTATAAGACTCCAGGAGTCAATTGAGTTTGCTGCACCTGATGGCGAGGCGGTATCTGTATTAATTTTCTTATTGGTGCCCGAAAAGGCTACACAACAGCATTTAGAGATCCTATCTTCAATTGCTCAGCTGCTTTCAGATCCGACTGCCCGAGATACTCTATCTTCCGCAAAAGATCCCTCGATTGTTTGTGAACTATTACAACGCTGGGGCACAACAAAATGA
- the hpf gene encoding ribosome hibernation-promoting factor, HPF/YfiA family: protein MNLKINSRHVEVTPAMRSHLEAGLAKIRKHFDHVIDASAFLVVDKAKEKDLRQSAEITIHLKGKDLFAEAHNADLYHAMDAVVDKLERQVVKHKEKIQDHHHEKHFECSSASGHL, encoded by the coding sequence ATGAATTTGAAAATTAATAGCCGCCATGTTGAAGTTACACCCGCTATGCGTTCTCACCTTGAGGCGGGGCTAGCTAAAATTCGTAAGCACTTCGATCACGTCATTGATGCTTCTGCCTTCCTGGTCGTAGATAAAGCCAAAGAGAAGGACTTACGTCAAAGTGCTGAAATCACCATTCACCTGAAAGGCAAGGATCTGTTCGCTGAAGCACACAACGCTGACCTATATCACGCTATGGATGCAGTAGTGGATAAGCTCGAGCGCCAGGTTGTTAAACATAAAGAAAAGATTCAAGATCATCACCACGAAAAGCATTTTGAGTGCTCTTCTGCGTCAGGACACCTATAA
- the lptB gene encoding LPS export ABC transporter ATP-binding protein: MTADTTQANSFPTLSAHNLQKRYGSRTIVRDVSVQVKCGEVVGLLGPNGAGKTTSFYMIVGLVPLDGGHIILDGADITHLPIHERARMGLSYLPQEASVFRKLNVAKNIQAVLELQVQGGKPLSKAEINHRLDELLGELQISHLRNNPALSLSGGERRRVEIARALASQPKFILLDEPFAGVDPIAVGEIQRIVRFLRDRQIGVLITDHNVRETLGICDHAYIINEGSVLAEGKPDQIIQNDAVRRVYLGENFRM, encoded by the coding sequence ATGACAGCGGACACCACTCAAGCCAATAGCTTCCCCACGCTAAGCGCTCATAACCTACAGAAGCGTTATGGCTCAAGAACTATTGTCCGAGATGTCTCTGTACAAGTGAAATGCGGAGAAGTTGTGGGTCTACTTGGTCCAAATGGTGCCGGCAAAACCACCTCTTTCTACATGATTGTTGGACTAGTACCACTCGATGGTGGACACATTATTCTAGATGGCGCAGATATCACGCATCTTCCTATTCATGAGAGAGCTCGAATGGGCCTCTCTTATCTGCCGCAAGAAGCGTCTGTATTTCGAAAGTTAAATGTAGCGAAGAATATCCAAGCCGTTCTTGAACTTCAAGTTCAGGGAGGTAAGCCCCTGAGCAAGGCCGAGATTAACCATCGCTTAGATGAACTTTTAGGTGAACTCCAAATTAGTCATTTGCGAAATAATCCAGCCCTCTCTTTATCGGGTGGAGAGCGTAGACGAGTTGAAATTGCCAGAGCACTGGCCTCTCAACCAAAATTTATCTTGCTAGATGAACCCTTTGCCGGCGTTGACCCTATTGCTGTTGGAGAAATTCAGCGAATTGTGCGTTTTTTACGCGATCGCCAAATTGGGGTATTAATTACCGACCATAATGTCCGCGAGACACTAGGCATCTGTGATCATGCCTACATCATCAACGAAGGTAGCGTTCTTGCTGAAGGCAAACCAGACCAAATTATTCAGAACGATGCCGTCCGCAGAGTCTATCTAGGTGAAAACTTCCGGATGTAA
- a CDS encoding LptA/OstA family protein → MVLMNYLTTPNTLLCCLVILGLWLANPSRAEKADQDKPVILEAEKVSANDVKQVYDLNGQALLIKGSIVVTGEDGHITVDPQGYEFIDVVGRPEEVASFRQRREGLADEFMQGRGAQVTYDAKSEFLTLTGDASLKRLLNMQMLDQLKGWKIEYDDVKQYYRVIPPQDAKPEDLPLARAILSPRRKATLEK, encoded by the coding sequence ATGGTTCTGATGAATTACCTAACCACTCCTAATACTTTGCTTTGCTGCTTGGTCATCTTGGGACTATGGCTTGCTAACCCCAGCCGTGCTGAAAAAGCAGATCAAGATAAGCCCGTCATCTTAGAGGCTGAGAAAGTTTCAGCGAACGATGTTAAGCAGGTCTATGACCTTAATGGGCAAGCTCTTCTCATCAAGGGAAGTATTGTTGTTACCGGAGAAGATGGGCACATTACGGTGGATCCACAGGGTTATGAGTTTATTGATGTCGTGGGCAGACCCGAAGAGGTAGCCAGCTTTAGGCAACGTCGCGAAGGACTGGCGGACGAATTCATGCAAGGACGGGGCGCTCAAGTGACCTATGATGCCAAGAGCGAGTTTCTGACCCTCACCGGTGACGCTAGTTTGAAGCGCTTGCTGAATATGCAAATGCTTGATCAATTAAAGGGCTGGAAAATTGAGTACGATGATGTAAAGCAGTACTATCGCGTCATTCCTCCTCAAGACGCAAAACCAGAAGATCTACCTTTAGCGAGAGCTATTCTTTCACCAAGACGAAAAGCAACTTTAGAGAAATGA